A genomic region of Rhipicephalus sanguineus isolate Rsan-2018 chromosome 1, BIME_Rsan_1.4, whole genome shotgun sequence contains the following coding sequences:
- the LOC119402633 gene encoding inositol-3-phosphate synthase 1-A, producing the protein MVKVEIDSPTVRYSADLIEADYVYSMSEAKVEGNVCRVRPRDVRMTFRTKRRVPRLGVMLVGMGGNNGTTVVAATLANKLGLSWRTKDKIQHANYYGSITQASTVSLGNGPQGEVHVPMKDLLPMVNPNDVVFDGWDISSLNMAEAMRRARVLDVQLQDQLAPHMEKMRPRPGIFDPTFVAANQEDRADNVIPGNKQRQLERIRADIRDFIASSKVEKTIVLWTANTERYCDVTDGVHDTAANLLDAIEKNHPEVSPSTIFAVAAVLEGCTYINGSPQNTLVPGLQELARQRQVFLAGDDFKSGQTKLKSVLVDFLVSAGIKPVSIVSYNHLGNNDGKNLSAPAQFRSKEISKSNVVDDMVDSNSILYAPGEKPDHCVVIKYVPYVGDSKRAMDEYTSEIMMGGHNTIVVHNTCEDSLLAAPLIIDLFVLAELCERIEFSVAGSKFQGFHSVLSLLSYLCKAPAVPPGAPVVNALFKQRCCIVNVLRACLGLAPCHFMNLEFKASDASVWERSKSALVPEESGSKKQARSPHEVRTIA; encoded by the exons ATGGTGAAAGTGGAGATCGACAGCCCGACGGTGCGCTACTCGGCCGACCTGATTGAAGCCGACTACGTGTACTCGATGTCCGAGGCCAAGGTCGAGGGCAACGTGTGCCGCGTGCGGCCGCGCGACGTCCGCATGACGTTTCGCACCAAGAGGCGCGTGCCCCGGCTGGGCGTCATGCTGGTCGGCATGGGAGGCAACAACGGCACCACCGTGGTGGCCGCCACGCTTGCCAACAAGCTGGGCTTGTCCTGGAGAACTAAGGACAAAATACAG CATGCCAACTACTACGGGTCCATCACTCAAGCGTCTACAGTCAGCTTGGGGAACGGGCCACAGGGAGAGGTGCACGTTCCGATGAAAGACCTGTTGCCCATGGTGAATCCGAATGATGTGGTCTTTGACGGTTGGGATATTTCTAGCCTAAACATGGCCGAGGCAATGCGCAGGGCCCGAGTGCTCGACGTGCAGCTTCAAGATCAGTTGGCGCCCCACATGGAGAAGATGAGACCTCGGCCTGGTATCTTCGACCCAACCTTCGTTGCCGCCAACCAGGAGGACCGCGCCGACAACGTTATACCAG GAAACAAACAGCGACAGCTAGAACGCATTCGGGCTGACATCCGTGACTTCATTGCATCGAGCAAAGTGGAAAAGACTATCGTACTCTGGACAGCCAACACAGAGCGCTACTGTGATGTCACTGACGGTGTCCacgacacggctgcaaaccttCTTGACGCCATCGAGAAGAACCACCCTGAGGTCTCTCCGTCGACAATCTTCGCTGTAGCCGCTGTGCTCGAAGGG TGCACCTACATCAACGGATCCCCTCAGAACACCCTCGTACCGGGACTTCAGGAGCTAGCCAGGCAGCGCCAGGTCTTCTTGGCTGGGGATGACTTCAAATCTGGCCAGACAAAGCTCAAGTCCGTGCTTGTGGACTTCCTCGTGTCAGCCGGCATCAAGCCAGTCTCCATCGTCAGCTACAACCACCTAGGCAACAATGACGGCAAGAACTTGTCGGCTCCGGCGCAATTCCGATCCAAAGAAATTAGCAAAAGCAATGTTGTCGACGACATGGTTGACAGCAACTCAATCCTCTACGCCCCGGGAGAGAAGCCGGATCATTGC GTGGTCATCAAGTATGTGCCATACGTGGGCGATAGCAAGCGTGCCATGGATGAGTACACAAGCGAGATCATGATGGGTGGCCACAACACCATTGTGGTGCACAACACTTGCGAGGACTCGCTGCTGGCAGCGCCCCTCATTATCGACCTCTTCGTTCTGGCTGAGCTGTGCGAACGCATCGAGTTCAGCGTGGCCGGCAGCAAGTTCCAGGGCTTCCACAGCGTGCTCTCTCTGCTGTCGTATCTCTGCAAAGCGCCCGCCGTGCCTCCCGGCGCGCCCGTGGTGAACGCACTCTTCAAGCAGCGCTGCTGCATTGTCAACGTTTTGCGCGCCTGCCTAGGCCTGGCACCCTGCCACTTCATGAACCTCGAATTCAAGGCGAGCGACGCGTCCGTCTGGGAGCGCTCTAAGAGCGCCCTGGTGCCCGAAGAGTCCGGCTCCAAGAAGCAGGCCCGTTCGCCGCACGAGGTGCGCACCATCGCCTGA